GCTGCGTGCGCTCGCCCACTTCGGCCTGCGCAGTTCGGCAGGGTGCGCCCCCAACCGGATGCTCGCCGCCATGGCCTGTGCCCTCACCCCTCCCGGGCAGCGCACCGTCGTCGACAACCCCCCCCCCCCCCGAGGCGATCGCCGCCTTCCTGCGACCACGTCGGGTCCACGAGCTGCCCGGTGTGGGCGCACGGACCGCCACGACGCTCGGCGAGTACGGTCTGCACACCGTCGGCGACGTCGCCGACATCCCCCAGCTCACGCTGCAACGTCTGCTCGGCGCCCGGGCCGGCCGCGCCCTCCACGAGCGCGCCCAGGGCCGCGACACCCAGGTCGTCAATCCCACCCCGACCCCAGCGAGCATCAGCAGCGAGCACCACTTTGACCGCGACGAACTCGACCCAGCTGCCCACCGGCGCGCCCTGCTCGCCCTCGGTACCCGTCTCCGCGCCTCCGGCCAGATCGCGAGCGGGCTGACCTGCACCATCCACTACTCCGACCGGAGCTCCACCCGCCGCAGCCGTGTCCTGTCCGAAGCGACTCAGCACACCGTGCTCCTGGCCCGCGCGGCGTACGCGGTCTACGAATCCCTCGGGCTCCAGCGTGCGCGGGTGCGGAGCATCGCGCTGCGTGCCGACGCTTTTCGGCCCGCCGGCGCGGCCACCCGTCAGCTCACCCTCGACGTGAGCGACGACAAGCCCCTCGCGATCGAAGCCGTTACCGATCGTGCCCGTGCCCGTTACGGGCACCCGGTGCTCTACCCCGCCGCCCTCGCCGCCACGCCCGCTCTCGGTCGTCGCCGTGCTGCCGGGCAAGGGCCCGGGCCGGAAAAGCCCTGACTGCCTGGCCAGCCATCACACGGCTTACTCCCGCTCATCGCGTTCCGGCGGCTCTGTGCCTCGAAAGTCGATGTCGTCGCCTTCCTGCGGCACTGGGAACCAATGGATGTGGTCCTGAGATGCCAGAGTCCTCTCCAGCCTGGTGAGATGGGTAAGCCGGTGTGCGAGTGTGGTCAGAGCAGTTCTGTGCGCGATCTTCGCCAGGCCGGGCGTCTGCCTGGCCTGCTCCAACTGCTTCGCCAGCACCGTGGCAGGCGGGGCAGACGCGCGGAACTCCGACGCACCGGGAGCACGCGTGGCCTGACTGCGCAGGATGGTTGGCCGTGAGTCCGTGTTCGTTGTACTCGCGAGGACGCGAGTCTCCCAAACACACCCGACGATCTCCATACGGTGCGTCGTGTCCAGGACGGCGGGACCGCTGAGAATCCACCGCACCGTCGCAGCGCACCAGACGTGGTCTCCGATGCGGTACGCACTCAGCTCGCCCACGCTGCTGAACGCGACGGTGGGAACACCGGCCCAGCCCAGCATCTGCACCGGCTCGGTGGTGACGATTTCGAACTCGGCGCTTCCGAGGTCTTCCGCGAGGAAGGCCATCGCCCCCTCGAACTTGGGCCCGCCACCGAACCAGACCTTCTCCTGCGACACGGCCATCAACCGAAAGGCATCGGCGCTGATCGCCTTGAGGTTCTCCAGATTCGAGAAATCCGCGCGCACTTCCTCCTCGTCGACCTCGGCCGCCACCGTGAACCTCTTCAAGACCTCGCCAAGGGAGGTGAGGTGTACGAACCGGTCCTCTAGCCCTTCCAAGTCCTTTGCCATCAGCGGTGGGTACTCCGTACCTTCCCCGAAGTCCTTCGTGTTCTTGCTGACGAAGTAGACCTTCTCTTCGGGGTGGGCCCGCGCATACTCGACGGCCGTCAGCCAGATCGCAGCATCCCGGCCTCCCGTCTTCACTTTGTCGCGCTCGTTGACGACGATGGCCTTGCAGGGCGGGAGGACGTTCGCCTCCCGGAACGTTGCCTCGCGCAGCGCGGTCTCGCTCGTCGGGATCTCGTCGACGATCTCAAGGTACTGGTCCCGCCAATGCTGCTGAAAACGCTCCAGGTCGAGCGGCGGGAGATGAGTGACAACCCGCCACGGGGTGGCCTTCCTGAAGCTCTCCACGGCCTCTGTGACGGCCTCGTGCTTCTCCCGGTACGGCACTGTCCGGTGTGACGCCAGTTCTTCCAGGACGACCCACGGCACTCCGACGGATTCGACTTCTGCGGTGCGGATCGTCTTCAGGAGTTCCGCGCTGACGCTGTCGAGCTTGAAGCTCCGCAGGATGTTTGTGTCCAGGATGATCAAGGCGTGCGGCTCCGTGTCCCTCAATGCTCAGTACGGTCCAAGAGTCCCAGGCCGCGAAGAGGTCCGCACCGGATATCCCGAGAAGCAGCTCGCGCCTGGCGAGTCGCCTTGACGAGAGCAACTCTCTGGCCTGGTCCGCCTGATCCGCCGGCGGGCATTCAGGCCCCTTTGACGATGATGCGTCCTGTCTCGTCGGTCCAGGCCTGGAGCCGCAGCGTCTGGTCGTGGGAGGCAGTGCCGCCGACCCCGACCGCCATTCCAGCTGCGCCGACCGCGCCGCCGGCGGTGGCCGTCGCGGCACCTCCCGTGAGGACAGCCACTCCTGCCACGATCATGGGGATACCGATGACGGCGCCGATAATCGTGAGCGTCAGAAGCACCCCGAAGACGATCATTCCGATCCCGCCCAGCACGCCCAGGAGACCGGCCCCGCCCACCGCCGCACCGGCCGCGACGCCGGTCGCACCTGATGCATTAACTTGTCAATCGGGAGCCGGGAATCCGGCACCCGTGACAGCCGCCGACCAGTACGGAGTCCGCGCATGGGCAACGACGAGCCGCCGCCGTACCAGGTGGTCGCAAGCGACCTGCGGCGTCGACTCACGGAGGGCGAGTGGGAGGCCGGTGCGCGGCTGCCCTCCCG
The DNA window shown above is from Streptomyces sp. NBC_01451 and carries:
- a CDS encoding DUF5362 family protein, producing MGGAGLLGVLGGIGMIVFGVLLTLTIIGAVIGIPMIVAGVAVLTGGAATATAGGAVGAAGMAVGVGGTASHDQTLRLQAWTDETGRIIVKGA
- a CDS encoding PIN domain-containing protein, with product MIILDTNILRSFKLDSVSAELLKTIRTAEVESVGVPWVVLEELASHRTVPYREKHEAVTEAVESFRKATPWRVVTHLPPLDLERFQQHWRDQYLEIVDEIPTSETALREATFREANVLPPCKAIVVNERDKVKTGGRDAAIWLTAVEYARAHPEEKVYFVSKNTKDFGEGTEYPPLMAKDLEGLEDRFVHLTSLGEVLKRFTVAAEVDEEEVRADFSNLENLKAISADAFRLMAVSQEKVWFGGGPKFEGAMAFLAEDLGSAEFEIVTTEPVQMLGWAGVPTVAFSSVGELSAYRIGDHVWCAATVRWILSGPAVLDTTHRMEIVGCVWETRVLASTTNTDSRPTILRSQATRAPGASEFRASAPPATVLAKQLEQARQTPGLAKIAHRTALTTLAHRLTHLTRLERTLASQDHIHWFPVPQEGDDIDFRGTEPPERDERE
- a CDS encoding DinB/UmuC family translesion DNA polymerase; translated protein: MGARTATTLGEYGLHTVGDVADIPQLTLQRLLGARAGRALHERAQGRDTQVVNPTPTPASISSEHHFDRDELDPAAHRRALLALGTRLRASGQIASGLTCTIHYSDRSSTRRSRVLSEATQHTVLLARAAYAVYESLGLQRARVRSIALRADAFRPAGAATRQLTLDVSDDKPLAIEAVTDRARARYGHPVLYPAALAATPALGRRRAAGQGPGPEKP